The following coding sequences lie in one Candidatus Hydrogenedentota bacterium genomic window:
- the hprK gene encoding HPr(Ser) kinase/phosphatase, whose translation MDLTRLAIKRKRNIPVSHLLASMSEDMDFELLAGFQGVERPVFSWDVNRPGLAIGGYLDYFANDRVQILGNTEIHFMERMRPAELANRLNNMFSFEIPAFVLSRNLMPQPILLDMCNRYGIPVFRTAQSTDEVISRIILFLTQEFAPETVIHGTAIDVYGVGCLIVGKPGVGKSESALELVERGHRLVADDMVELKRRRADYLYAKTNDLVRHHMEIRGLGIIDVRAVYGVGRVRNFKRIGLLIELEEWDEKAAYDRTGLMEKHEDIMGVKIPHIRIPVRPGRNIAIIIEVAALNQRLKEMGIHTARQLNENILRNNRG comes from the coding sequence ATGGACCTGACAAGACTGGCGATCAAGCGCAAGCGGAACATACCCGTGTCCCACCTGCTGGCCAGCATGTCCGAGGACATGGACTTCGAGCTGCTGGCGGGCTTTCAGGGGGTGGAGCGCCCGGTCTTTTCCTGGGACGTGAACCGCCCGGGCCTTGCCATCGGGGGCTACCTCGACTATTTCGCCAACGACCGGGTGCAGATTCTGGGCAACACGGAAATCCATTTCATGGAGCGGATGCGCCCGGCCGAGCTGGCCAACCGCCTCAACAACATGTTCTCCTTTGAAATCCCGGCCTTTGTTCTGTCCCGAAACCTGATGCCCCAGCCGATCCTGCTCGACATGTGCAACCGCTACGGGATTCCCGTGTTCCGCACGGCCCAGAGCACGGACGAGGTCATCAGCCGGATTATTCTCTTTCTCACCCAGGAGTTCGCCCCGGAGACGGTCATCCACGGCACCGCCATAGACGTCTACGGCGTCGGCTGCCTGATCGTGGGCAAGCCCGGCGTGGGCAAGAGCGAGTCGGCCCTGGAACTGGTCGAGCGGGGCCACCGCCTCGTGGCCGACGACATGGTGGAGCTCAAGCGGCGTCGCGCGGACTACCTCTACGCCAAGACCAACGACCTGGTGCGGCACCACATGGAAATCCGGGGGCTCGGCATCATAGACGTGCGCGCGGTCTACGGCGTGGGCCGGGTGCGCAACTTCAAGCGCATCGGCCTGCTCATCGAGCTGGAGGAGTGGGACGAGAAGGCCGCCTACGACCGCACGGGCCTCATGGAGAAACACGAGGACATCATGGGGGTGAAAATCCCCCACATCCGCATCCCCGTGCGGCCGGGGCGCAACATCGCCATCATCATCGAGGTGGCCGCCCTTAACCAGCGCCTCAAAGAGATGGGCATCCACACGGCGCGCCAGCTCAACGAGAACATCCTGCGCAACAACCGGGGATGA
- the rseP gene encoding RIP metalloprotease RseP, whose protein sequence is MIFNVFVFLVVLSVLVFFHELGHFLAAKWCGIYVKRFSVGMPPRLFGVQVGETDYCIGALPFGGFVMMAGQEDVPLSDEERTEQYGEVPPERWFCNRPVWQRLLVLFMGPFMNLVLAVALYWVVAVMGGEVPEWELTPRVGVVEENSAAAAAPLRRMDGDTVPDLSAAPDATGWKTGDLIVSVNGRAIGNIGDLAAVAVLGGAEREHDIVLERETAPGEKARFFSRLAPRMMEGERHPRFGVGPFETAKVGAVTEDSPAAAAGLQEGDIILRANGEPVSLTTFIRFTEQMPEGGAAVLDVRRGGETLSVEVRPETIGRILGLSIGPVSQRRGTDGAEPSMVVSIPDALRQSTGLRPKDVLLEINGQPATADLFFALQRENPGGSLSFKVRRPAVLMGLWEKEGTLTLDVPVEPVRAVGVALEFQTAMRRYSPARAVPRAFQESWLAVERTVLTLKGLLVGDVSAKDLGGPVMIFDVTAKAAQAGLGWLIRITAFISVNLFIFNLLPLPVLDGGQIVTSVVEGIRRKPLSDRFMERFQQAGLVMIVALMLFVTYNDILRKLQEFIP, encoded by the coding sequence ATGATATTCAACGTTTTTGTCTTTCTGGTCGTGCTCAGCGTGCTGGTGTTCTTCCACGAGCTCGGGCACTTCCTCGCCGCCAAGTGGTGCGGCATTTATGTGAAGCGGTTCAGCGTCGGCATGCCCCCGCGCCTCTTCGGCGTGCAGGTGGGCGAGACGGACTACTGCATCGGCGCGCTGCCCTTCGGCGGATTTGTCATGATGGCGGGCCAGGAGGACGTGCCCCTTTCGGACGAGGAGCGGACGGAGCAGTACGGCGAGGTGCCCCCGGAGCGCTGGTTCTGCAACCGCCCGGTGTGGCAGCGGCTCCTGGTGCTGTTCATGGGGCCGTTCATGAACCTCGTCCTCGCCGTGGCCCTCTACTGGGTTGTCGCCGTGATGGGCGGCGAGGTGCCCGAGTGGGAGCTCACCCCCCGCGTGGGCGTGGTCGAGGAGAACTCCGCCGCCGCCGCCGCGCCCCTGCGCCGCATGGACGGCGACACCGTCCCGGACCTTTCCGCCGCGCCGGACGCGACGGGCTGGAAGACCGGCGACCTGATTGTCTCGGTGAACGGTCGCGCCATCGGCAACATCGGCGACCTGGCGGCCGTGGCCGTGCTGGGCGGCGCGGAGCGCGAGCACGACATCGTGCTGGAGCGGGAGACCGCGCCGGGTGAAAAAGCGCGCTTTTTCTCGCGTCTTGCCCCGCGCATGATGGAGGGGGAGCGCCACCCCCGTTTCGGCGTCGGCCCCTTTGAGACCGCCAAAGTGGGCGCGGTGACGGAGGATTCGCCCGCCGCCGCCGCGGGCCTCCAGGAGGGCGACATCATCCTCCGCGCCAACGGGGAGCCCGTGTCGCTGACCACCTTTATCCGATTCACCGAGCAGATGCCCGAGGGCGGCGCCGCCGTCCTGGATGTCAGGCGCGGCGGGGAGACCCTGTCCGTCGAGGTGCGGCCCGAAACCATCGGCCGCATCCTGGGCCTTTCCATCGGCCCGGTCTCGCAGCGGCGCGGCACGGACGGCGCGGAGCCCTCCATGGTGGTGTCCATACCCGACGCCCTGCGCCAGTCCACCGGGCTGCGGCCCAAAGACGTGCTGTTGGAGATCAACGGGCAGCCCGCCACGGCGGACCTGTTTTTCGCGCTCCAGCGGGAGAACCCCGGCGGATCGCTCTCCTTCAAGGTGAGACGGCCCGCCGTGCTCATGGGCCTGTGGGAAAAGGAGGGCACCCTCACCCTCGATGTGCCGGTCGAGCCGGTCCGCGCCGTGGGCGTGGCCCTGGAGTTCCAGACGGCCATGCGGCGGTACTCCCCCGCGCGTGCGGTGCCCCGCGCCTTCCAGGAGAGCTGGCTGGCCGTCGAGCGCACCGTGCTCACCCTGAAGGGGCTCCTTGTCGGAGATGTGAGCGCGAAGGACCTGGGCGGGCCGGTGATGATTTTCGACGTGACCGCGAAGGCGGCGCAGGCGGGCCTGGGCTGGCTCATCCGCATCACGGCGTTCATCAGCGTGAACCTGTTCATCTTCAACCTGCTGCCGCTGCCCGTGCTGGACGGCGGGCAGATTGTGACCAGCGTGGTCGAGGGCATCCGGCGCAAGCCGCTGAGCGACCGCTTCATGGAGCGCTTTCAGCAGGCGGGCCTGGTGATGATAGTGGCCCTCATGCTCTTCGTGACGTACAACGACATCCTGCGCAAGCTGCAGGAGTTCATCCCCTGA
- a CDS encoding 1-deoxy-D-xylulose-5-phosphate reductoisomerase, whose translation MTTALRRITVLGSTGSIGRGALDIARRHPDRFTVEALAARNDAERMAEQIREFRPRVAVLSDPAAAARLRAMDPGCPVLGGPEGLAEAAALPADTVLCAVVGAVGLAPLLAALDAGNRVAVANKEPLVMAGRLVMERARARGVDVLPVDSEHNAVFQCLQGHDPADVRCIHLTASGGPFYGRTREQMRDITPEQAAKHPTWRMGEKISVDSATLMNKGLEIIEAMWLFGLPLEKIEVVIHPQSTVHSLVEFNDGNILAQLGVTDMRTPIMHALMYPERAPGPVARLDLAGLGALTFHAPDFEAFPCLALARDAAAEGGTATAVLNAANEEAVAAFCAGRIPFLAIGGVVENTRALCPATADWDLESVLDADRRARETAGGLIARMESEG comes from the coding sequence ATGACCACCGCGCTCCGCAGAATCACCGTGCTCGGCTCCACCGGGTCCATAGGCCGGGGCGCCCTGGACATCGCGCGCCGCCATCCGGACCGCTTCACCGTGGAGGCCCTCGCCGCCCGGAACGACGCGGAGCGGATGGCCGAGCAAATCCGGGAGTTCCGACCCCGTGTGGCCGTTCTTTCGGACCCCGCCGCCGCCGCGCGGCTCCGCGCCATGGACCCCGGCTGCCCCGTGCTCGGCGGGCCGGAGGGCCTGGCGGAGGCCGCCGCCCTGCCCGCGGACACGGTGCTCTGCGCCGTGGTCGGCGCGGTGGGCCTCGCGCCCCTGCTGGCGGCGCTGGACGCGGGCAACCGCGTGGCCGTGGCGAACAAGGAGCCCCTGGTGATGGCCGGGCGGCTGGTGATGGAGCGCGCGCGGGCGCGCGGCGTGGACGTGCTGCCCGTGGACAGCGAGCACAACGCCGTGTTCCAGTGCCTCCAGGGCCATGACCCCGCCGACGTGCGCTGCATCCACCTGACGGCGTCCGGCGGGCCGTTCTACGGGCGCACCCGCGAGCAGATGCGGGACATCACGCCGGAGCAGGCGGCCAAACACCCCACCTGGCGCATGGGCGAGAAGATATCCGTGGACTCGGCGACGCTGATGAACAAGGGCCTGGAAATCATCGAGGCCATGTGGCTGTTCGGCCTGCCCCTGGAGAAAATCGAGGTGGTCATCCACCCCCAGAGCACGGTCCACAGCCTGGTCGAGTTCAACGACGGCAATATCCTGGCGCAGTTGGGCGTTACGGACATGAGAACGCCCATCATGCACGCCCTGATGTATCCGGAGCGGGCGCCCGGGCCCGTGGCGCGGTTGGACCTGGCCGGCCTCGGCGCGCTGACGTTTCACGCGCCGGATTTCGAGGCGTTTCCCTGCCTGGCGCTGGCGCGGGACGCCGCCGCCGAGGGCGGCACGGCCACGGCCGTGCTGAACGCCGCCAACGAGGAGGCCGTGGCGGCGTTCTGCGCCGGGCGCATCCCCTTTCTCGCCATCGGCGGGGTGGTCGAAAACACGCGGGCCCTGTGCCCCGCCACCGCGGACTGGGACCTGGAATCGGTCCTGGACGCGGACCGGCGCGCGCGGGAAACCGCAGGCGGGCTCATCGCCCGCATGGAGTCTGAAGGATGA
- a CDS encoding methyltransferase domain-containing protein, whose protein sequence is MDSDTGTRDDWYADAFGALYPVVYARRTAEAARPEAAFAAERAGLGPGDTVLDLCCGTGRHAVHLAPRVRSVAGLDYSPALLELARRRCCGPLRLVRGDMRRLPFGPVFDVVFNFFTSFGYFLDEGENALAAREMARVLKPGGRLFLDHIGADCAVAGLVPHSERTEGDFRIVEERSLAGGPESRRVNKRVTVLRGGETVGLFMETVRLYTPEDLAALFTGAGLAVEALFGDYDGRAPGPDAPRMMLLCRKGGA, encoded by the coding sequence ATGGACAGTGACACGGGCACACGGGATGACTGGTACGCGGACGCCTTCGGCGCCCTGTACCCCGTGGTCTACGCCCGCCGCACCGCCGAGGCCGCCAGGCCGGAGGCCGCCTTCGCGGCGGAGCGCGCCGGACTCGGCCCGGGTGACACGGTTCTCGATCTGTGCTGCGGCACGGGCCGCCATGCCGTGCACCTTGCGCCGCGTGTCCGGTCCGTTGCCGGGCTGGACTACTCACCCGCCCTGCTGGAACTTGCCCGGCGGCGGTGCTGCGGCCCCCTGCGCCTGGTCCGGGGCGACATGCGGCGCCTGCCTTTCGGCCCGGTCTTCGACGTGGTTTTCAACTTCTTCACCAGTTTCGGCTATTTCCTGGACGAGGGGGAGAACGCCCTGGCCGCGCGGGAAATGGCGCGGGTGCTGAAGCCCGGCGGGCGGCTCTTCCTGGACCACATCGGCGCGGACTGCGCCGTGGCGGGGCTGGTGCCGCACTCTGAGCGGACGGAGGGGGACTTCCGCATCGTCGAGGAGCGCTCGCTTGCGGGCGGTCCGGAGTCCCGGCGCGTCAACAAGAGGGTGACGGTGCTGCGCGGCGGGGAGACCGTGGGCCTGTTCATGGAGACGGTGCGGCTGTACACGCCGGAGGACCTCGCCGCGCTCTTCACGGGCGCGGGGCTCGCCGTGGAGGCCCTGTTCGGGGACTATGACGGGCGCGCGCCGGGACCGGACGCGCCCCGCATGATGCTGCTCTGCCGGAAGGGGGGCGCGTGA
- the ptsP gene encoding phosphoenolpyruvate--protein phosphotransferase, translating to METVLHGIGVSPGIAVAPALVFAKSQCEVPEYSVGEPGTEWRRFQEAVEKTRVDLRSLHSQTAEKMGQRHADIFHTHLMLLDDAVLHDEIRGILFEEAKNVEHVLERVARRYAALMESVGDARLRERSADMLDVADRLQRCLLDQDRPDLKSLPGPRIVVSRDLSPSDTATMDTVNTLGLALDAGSVTSHSAILARALEIPAVTGLSQLSAHVRPGAMMVLDGAAGVVILDPSEETLGRYRAERERFAARRERQLRAAASGPAVTLDGVGVPLEANIELPVEIPHSLRAGACGIGLYRTEYLFLNRDEAPGEEEQYQAYAEAARALSPMPVTLRTMDIGGDKLVAHLQIFKEENPQLGWRAVRFCLARPDIFKVQLRAMLRAAAHGGIRIMFPMISGLDELREVRRVLDGVREELDREGVPHGGDLPVGSMIEVPSAVMLADVLAKECDFFSIGTNDLIQYSLAVDRVNEKIAHLYDPAHPAVLRLIGRAAAAARGAGIPCGICGEMAGDPLFTEILLGLGVTSLSMAAVALPAVRTEITGIRMDAARELAGEALQMGSAADIRGLLQARFNARNSAGNGNNGHDGNGRDAGEVP from the coding sequence TTGGAAACCGTCCTTCACGGCATAGGCGTGTCCCCCGGCATCGCCGTCGCGCCCGCACTGGTCTTCGCCAAGAGCCAGTGCGAGGTGCCCGAGTATTCCGTGGGCGAGCCCGGGACCGAGTGGCGCCGCTTCCAGGAGGCCGTCGAGAAGACCCGGGTGGACCTGCGCAGCCTCCACAGCCAGACCGCCGAGAAGATGGGGCAGCGCCACGCGGACATTTTTCACACGCATCTAATGCTCCTTGACGACGCGGTGCTCCACGACGAGATACGGGGCATCCTCTTCGAGGAGGCCAAAAACGTGGAGCACGTCCTCGAGCGCGTCGCGCGCCGCTATGCCGCGCTCATGGAGTCCGTCGGCGACGCGCGGCTCCGCGAGCGCTCGGCGGACATGCTGGACGTCGCGGACCGCCTCCAGCGCTGCCTGCTGGACCAGGACCGGCCCGACCTGAAGTCGCTGCCCGGCCCGCGCATCGTCGTCTCCCGCGACCTGTCCCCCTCGGACACGGCGACGATGGACACGGTCAACACCCTGGGGCTCGCCCTGGACGCGGGCAGCGTCACGTCGCACTCGGCCATCCTCGCCCGCGCCCTGGAAATTCCCGCCGTCACCGGCCTGTCCCAGCTCAGCGCCCATGTGCGCCCCGGCGCCATGATGGTGCTCGACGGCGCGGCGGGCGTCGTGATACTGGACCCGTCCGAGGAGACCCTCGGCAGGTACCGCGCCGAGCGCGAGCGTTTTGCGGCGCGGCGCGAGCGCCAGTTGCGGGCCGCGGCCTCCGGGCCCGCGGTCACCCTGGACGGCGTCGGCGTGCCGCTCGAGGCGAACATCGAGCTGCCCGTTGAAATCCCCCACAGCCTGCGCGCGGGCGCCTGCGGCATCGGCCTCTACCGCACGGAGTACCTCTTCCTCAACCGCGACGAGGCGCCCGGCGAGGAGGAGCAGTACCAGGCCTACGCCGAGGCGGCCCGGGCGCTCAGCCCCATGCCCGTCACCCTGCGCACCATGGACATCGGCGGCGACAAGCTGGTGGCGCACCTCCAGATATTCAAGGAGGAGAACCCCCAGCTCGGCTGGCGGGCGGTGCGCTTCTGCCTGGCCCGGCCCGACATTTTCAAGGTGCAGCTCCGCGCCATGCTCCGCGCCGCCGCCCACGGCGGCATCCGCATCATGTTCCCCATGATCAGCGGCCTGGACGAGCTGCGCGAGGTGCGCCGCGTCCTGGACGGGGTGCGTGAAGAGCTGGACCGCGAGGGCGTGCCCCACGGCGGGGACCTGCCCGTCGGCTCCATGATCGAGGTGCCCTCCGCCGTCATGCTCGCCGACGTGCTCGCCAAAGAATGCGACTTTTTCAGCATTGGCACCAACGACCTCATCCAGTACTCCCTGGCAGTGGACCGGGTGAACGAGAAAATCGCCCACCTCTACGACCCGGCGCACCCCGCCGTGCTGCGCCTCATCGGGCGCGCCGCCGCCGCCGCGCGGGGCGCGGGCATTCCCTGCGGCATCTGCGGCGAGATGGCCGGCGACCCCCTGTTCACGGAGATTCTCCTCGGACTGGGCGTGACCTCCCTCAGCATGGCCGCCGTGGCGCTGCCCGCGGTCCGCACGGAAATCACGGGCATCCGCATGGACGCGGCGCGGGAACTGGCCGGGGAGGCCCTGCAGATGGGGTCCGCCGCCGACATCCGCGGGCTGCTCCAGGCGCGCTTCAACGCGCGGAACAGCGCCGGAAACGGCAACAACGGCCATGACGGCAACGGCCGGGACGCGGGGGAAGTGCCATGA
- a CDS encoding DUF1926 domain-containing protein encodes MKSINLVFGCHAHQPVGNFDFVFEEAHRLSYLPFVEVLERYPAVRAVLHFTGPLFDWFEAHEPAFLARLAALVDSGQIEIMGGGYYEPLLCAIPERDAVAQIRRMRAFCARHFGREPRGMWLAERVWEPQMARIMARAGVEYTALDDTHFLCSGLTPEDLFGYYMTEDEGLAVKAFPIQEKLRYIVPFHPVEETIELLREWATEDGARCAVLHDDYEKFGVWPGTHGSVYTEGWLERFFGALTENADWLRTVTYADYVDSHPALGRTYLTCASYEEMMAWALPAPMQRKLNDVRSRVKDCPELGPDAHLFLRGGFWRNFLAKYDESNNIQKRMLRVSNRLERVRAGAVEPRLEEAERLLHQGQCNCAYWHGVFGGLYLNHLRTALYEKLIGADRLLDEIEGLAEDRVTVESADFDGDGNPEAVLENSRLALFFSPTDGGTLFEADFKEKPFNFCNTLTRRDETYHDLLRAGSALVGGDDQGDLSIHEMVKAKEANLDTYLVYDPHRRASLRDRFLDPSASPDTLWACTAREYGDFAAAPYRLETLPGGVVLSRAGSVVLPSGEARAVSLAKTIRLAPDESTLEIRYDIACDGSWPGDLWFGAEFAVNLLTGSADDRYYLSDDHDMGRPRLGTRGCHEGMAHLAVRDEWQRLECGWRFSAPARVHRFAVDTVSQSEGGQERVHQGCVIVPCWRLSPDAEGRFTRTIHMGMRVF; translated from the coding sequence ATGAAAAGCATAAATCTGGTCTTCGGCTGCCATGCCCACCAGCCGGTGGGCAATTTCGATTTTGTGTTCGAGGAGGCCCACCGGCTGTCCTACCTCCCCTTCGTGGAGGTGCTGGAGCGTTACCCCGCGGTCCGCGCGGTGCTTCATTTCACGGGCCCCCTCTTCGACTGGTTCGAGGCCCATGAGCCCGCTTTCCTGGCCCGGCTCGCCGCGCTGGTGGATTCCGGTCAAATCGAGATCATGGGCGGCGGCTACTACGAGCCGCTGCTCTGCGCCATTCCCGAACGGGACGCCGTCGCGCAAATCCGGCGGATGCGCGCCTTCTGCGCGCGCCATTTCGGGCGCGAGCCGCGGGGCATGTGGCTGGCGGAGCGGGTCTGGGAGCCGCAGATGGCCCGCATCATGGCCCGGGCCGGCGTCGAGTACACGGCCCTGGACGACACCCATTTCCTCTGCTCGGGCCTCACCCCGGAGGACCTTTTCGGCTATTACATGACCGAGGACGAGGGGCTGGCGGTGAAGGCCTTCCCCATCCAGGAGAAACTGCGCTACATCGTCCCCTTCCACCCCGTGGAGGAGACCATTGAACTGCTCCGGGAATGGGCCACGGAGGACGGCGCCCGCTGCGCCGTGCTCCACGACGACTACGAGAAGTTCGGCGTGTGGCCCGGCACCCACGGCAGCGTGTACACGGAGGGCTGGCTGGAGCGGTTCTTTGGGGCGCTCACGGAGAACGCGGACTGGCTGCGCACCGTGACCTATGCGGACTATGTGGACAGCCACCCGGCCCTGGGCCGCACCTACCTCACCTGCGCCTCCTACGAGGAGATGATGGCCTGGGCCCTGCCCGCGCCCATGCAGCGGAAACTGAACGATGTGCGGTCAAGGGTAAAAGACTGCCCGGAACTCGGCCCCGACGCGCACCTCTTCCTGCGGGGCGGGTTCTGGCGCAATTTCCTGGCCAAATACGACGAGTCCAACAACATCCAGAAACGGATGCTCCGGGTGAGCAACCGCCTGGAACGGGTCAGGGCGGGCGCGGTTGAGCCGCGCCTGGAGGAGGCGGAGCGGCTTCTGCACCAGGGGCAGTGCAACTGCGCCTACTGGCACGGGGTCTTCGGCGGGCTTTACCTGAACCACCTGCGGACGGCGCTTTATGAGAAACTCATCGGGGCCGACCGGCTGCTGGACGAAATCGAGGGGCTGGCGGAGGACCGGGTGACCGTGGAGTCCGCCGACTTTGACGGGGACGGCAACCCGGAGGCGGTGCTGGAGAACAGCCGTCTGGCCCTCTTTTTCAGTCCCACGGACGGCGGCACGCTCTTCGAGGCGGACTTCAAGGAGAAGCCCTTCAACTTCTGCAACACCCTCACCCGGCGCGACGAGACCTACCATGACCTCCTCCGCGCGGGTTCGGCGCTGGTTGGCGGGGATGACCAGGGCGACCTGAGCATTCACGAAATGGTGAAGGCGAAGGAGGCCAACCTCGACACTTATCTGGTCTACGACCCGCACCGGCGGGCGTCGCTTCGGGACCGCTTTCTCGACCCCTCCGCCTCGCCCGACACCCTCTGGGCGTGCACCGCCCGCGAATACGGCGACTTCGCCGCCGCCCCGTACCGGCTGGAAACCCTTCCCGGCGGCGTGGTCCTGTCCCGCGCGGGAAGCGTCGTCCTCCCGTCCGGGGAGGCGCGCGCCGTCTCCCTGGCGAAAACCATCCGGCTCGCCCCGGATGAATCAACGCTCGAAATCCGGTATGATATTGCCTGTGACGGCTCCTGGCCCGGCGATTTGTGGTTTGGCGCCGAGTTCGCCGTCAATCTGCTCACCGGCTCCGCCGACGACCGGTACTATCTGTCCGACGACCATGACATGGGCCGTCCCCGGCTGGGGACGCGCGGATGCCATGAGGGCATGGCCCACCTCGCCGTGCGGGACGAGTGGCAGCGGCTGGAGTGCGGCTGGCGCTTTTCCGCGCCCGCCCGGGTGCACCGCTTCGCGGTGGACACGGTCAGCCAGTCGGAGGGCGGCCAGGAGCGGGTGCACCAGGGCTGTGTGATAGTGCCGTGCTGGCGGCTGTCGCCGGACGCGGAGGGTCGTTTTACCCGCACCATCCACATGGGGATGCGTGTGTTTTAG
- the raiA gene encoding ribosome-associated translation inhibitor RaiA, with protein sequence MNVKITGRHMELSDALKAYIETGLRKIKTHFDKVIDVDVVLAVEKHRHIAEVNLHANGVRIHSKEASADMYASVDAVLEKMGKQVRKYKDRINRHTPRTARELRSYQQTIIALESGNGNGDGAEVETAVAVEERHQVVRREKIALKPMSVEEAVMQLELVEEPFLVFTNAETSQVNVLYSRGDREYGLLEPEF encoded by the coding sequence ATGAATGTGAAAATCACCGGCCGTCACATGGAGCTGTCCGACGCGCTCAAAGCCTACATTGAGACGGGTTTGAGGAAAATCAAGACCCACTTCGACAAGGTGATAGACGTGGACGTGGTCCTGGCCGTGGAGAAGCACCGGCACATCGCCGAGGTGAACCTGCACGCGAACGGTGTGCGGATTCACAGCAAGGAGGCTTCGGCCGACATGTACGCGTCCGTGGACGCGGTGCTGGAGAAGATGGGGAAACAGGTCCGCAAGTACAAGGACCGCATCAACCGCCACACCCCCCGGACCGCCCGGGAGCTGCGCTCGTACCAGCAGACGATCATCGCCCTGGAATCCGGCAACGGCAACGGCGACGGCGCCGAGGTGGAGACGGCGGTCGCGGTCGAGGAGCGCCACCAGGTGGTCCGGCGCGAGAAGATCGCCCTGAAGCCCATGAGCGTCGAGGAGGCGGTGATGCAGCTCGAGCTCGTCGAGGAGCCCTTCCTCGTCTTCACGAACGCGGAGACCTCGCAGGTCAACGTGCTGTACTCGCGGGGCGACCGGGAGTACGGGCTGCTCGAGCCGGAATTCTGA
- a CDS encoding HPr family phosphocarrier protein, with protein sequence MPELTEEVMVVNPLGVHARPAASLVQTTLKYQSDVFIEFKGNTVNAKSIMGLLTLGAARGSRLTVVCSGPDAEDAMAAVRQVVASGFGES encoded by the coding sequence ATGCCCGAATTGACCGAGGAAGTGATGGTGGTGAACCCGCTCGGCGTGCACGCGCGCCCGGCGGCCAGCCTGGTGCAGACCACGCTGAAGTATCAAAGCGACGTGTTCATCGAGTTCAAGGGGAACACGGTCAACGCCAAGAGCATCATGGGCCTGCTCACCCTGGGCGCGGCCCGGGGCAGCCGGCTCACCGTGGTGTGCAGCGGCCCGGACGCGGAGGACGCCATGGCGGCGGTTCGCCAGGTGGTCGCGTCGGGCTTCGGAGAGTCATGA
- a CDS encoding aspartate kinase produces MSRITCKFGGSSLADAACIRGVADIIRANPDRRFIVPSAPGKRHGADKKITDLLYAWHGIALQGLDASEPRRMIEDRFLELARELGVAFDIAAHLAEIAEQAGAHEAPDYMASRGEYLNGRLVAELLGAVFVDPAECVRFKASGELDPATYDLLGARLQGDGLFVVPGFYGALPDGTIKTFSRGGSDVSGSIVARASKSDLYENWTDVSGFRMADPRIVADAKRIEEVTYRELRELSYMGATVLHDEAIFPVREPGIPIHIVNTKAPEEPGTMILSARASKTPVCGIAGHGGFSMLNIEKTLMNKERGFGRRVLTVLEEQDVSWEHLPTGIDTMSVIIRDTELKGKGESLIGAIQRRCDPDEITLTSGLAMVATVGQGMNHHVGIAARLTGALAAAGVNLRVIDQGSSEMNIIIGVEEADLNTAIKAIYAAFAE; encoded by the coding sequence ATGAGCCGCATCACCTGCAAATTCGGGGGCTCCTCCCTGGCCGACGCCGCCTGCATCCGCGGCGTCGCGGACATCATCCGCGCCAACCCGGACCGCCGTTTCATCGTGCCGTCCGCACCGGGAAAGCGCCACGGCGCGGACAAGAAAATCACGGACCTGCTCTATGCCTGGCACGGCATCGCCCTGCAGGGGCTGGACGCGTCGGAGCCGCGCCGGATGATCGAGGACCGCTTCCTGGAGCTGGCCCGCGAGCTCGGCGTGGCCTTTGACATCGCCGCGCACCTGGCGGAGATAGCGGAACAGGCCGGCGCGCATGAGGCGCCGGACTACATGGCGTCGCGGGGCGAGTACCTCAACGGGCGGCTCGTGGCGGAGCTGCTCGGCGCGGTGTTCGTGGACCCCGCCGAATGCGTCCGCTTCAAGGCCTCCGGCGAGCTGGACCCCGCCACCTACGATTTGCTCGGGGCGCGCCTCCAGGGGGACGGGCTTTTTGTCGTGCCCGGCTTCTACGGCGCCCTGCCCGACGGGACCATCAAGACCTTTTCGCGCGGCGGCAGCGACGTGTCCGGCTCGATCGTGGCCCGCGCCTCGAAGTCGGACCTCTACGAGAACTGGACGGACGTCTCCGGGTTCCGCATGGCCGACCCGCGCATCGTGGCCGACGCGAAGCGGATCGAGGAGGTCACCTACCGGGAACTGCGCGAATTGTCCTACATGGGCGCCACGGTCCTGCACGACGAGGCCATCTTCCCCGTGCGCGAGCCGGGCATCCCGATCCACATCGTGAACACGAAGGCGCCGGAGGAGCCCGGCACGATGATTCTGTCCGCGCGCGCGTCGAAGACGCCGGTCTGCGGCATCGCCGGGCACGGCGGTTTCTCCATGCTCAACATCGAGAAGACGCTGATGAACAAGGAGCGCGGCTTCGGCCGGCGCGTGCTCACGGTGCTCGAGGAGCAGGACGTGAGCTGGGAGCACCTGCCCACGGGCATTGACACCATGTCCGTGATCATCCGCGACACGGAGCTGAAGGGGAAGGGCGAGTCCCTCATCGGGGCCATCCAGCGGCGCTGCGACCCCGACGAAATCACCCTCACCTCCGGACTGGCCATGGTCGCCACCGTGGGCCAGGGCATGAACCACCACGTCGGCATCGCCGCGCGCCTCACGGGCGCGCTGGCCGCGGCGGGGGTCAACCTGCGCGTGATAGACCAGGGCTCCTCCGAGATGAACATCATCATCGGCGTCGAGGAGGCCGACCTGAACACGGCCATCAAGGCCATCTACGCGGCCTTTGCGGAGTAA